From one Lotus japonicus ecotype B-129 chromosome 3, LjGifu_v1.2 genomic stretch:
- the LOC130744572 gene encoding aspartic proteinase CDR1-like, with protein MATHFIFALFSLYFYCAISLTQSLNNGFSVELIHRDSLKSPFYNPSKTPFQRVASAVHRSFNSANRFNKAYVGNVVPTDTAESTVVPDRGEYLMSYSVGTPPFKLYGIVDTGSDIVWLQCLPCETCYKQTTPIFDPSKSKTYRTIPCSSKCDSIRSASCSDWRTCQYTINYGDRSRSQGDLSAETLTLESTSGSPISFPKTVIGCGHSNTVSFQGRSSGIVGLGGGSISLITQIDSSIDGKFSYCLVPMFSASNSSSKLNFGDAAIVSGEGTVSTPIFQGDVDVFYYLTLEAISVGDKRIEFGSSESGQEGNIIIDSGTTLTLLPDDVYSNLESALVDAMKEERVDDPTQQLSLCYQISSKQLDVPTITAHFKDGDVTLNALNTFVQVADSVGCFAFAPSQSDAIFGNLAQQNLLVGYDLQNKVVSFKPTDCTKL; from the coding sequence ATGGCTACTCATTTTATTTTTGCACTCTTTTCCCTTTACTTCTATTGTGCCATTTCTCTCACTCAATCTCTAAACAATGGTTTTAGTGTGGAACTCATCCACCGTGACTCTTTAAAATCTCCATTCTATAATCCCTCTAAAACTCCATTCCAAAGAGTTGCCAGTGCGGTGCATCGTTCCTTCAATAGTGCCAATCGTTTCAACAAAGCCTATGTTGGGAATGTTGTTCCAACAGACACAGCAGAATCAACTGTAGTCCCAGATAGAGGTGAGTATCTCATGAGTTATTCAGTTGGAACCCCGCCTTTCAAGCTTTATGGTATTGTTGACACCGGTAGTGATATTGTTTGGTTGCAATGCTTACCTTGTGAAACATGTTACAAACAAACCACTCCTATTTTTGATCCATCAAAATCCAAAACTTATAGAACCATTCCTTGCTCTTCTAAATGCGATTCTATTCGTTCTGCCTCTTGCTCTGATTGGCGAACTTGTCAGTACACTATCAACTATGGTGATAGGTCAAGGTCACAAGGAGATCTTAGCGCTGAAACTCTCACTTTGGAGTCCACAAGTGGCTCTCCCATTTCATTTCCAAAAACTGTGATTGGATGCGGACATAGCAATACGGTGTCGTTTCAGGGTCGAAGCTCTGGCATAGTAGGTCTTGGAGGTGGATCTATATCTCTTATAACTCAAATCGATTCTTCAATTGATGGGAAATTCTCCTATTGTTTGGTGCCAATGTTTTCAGCGTCAAACAGCTCGAGCAAACTCAATTTTGGGGACGCTGCTATTGTTTCTGGAGAAGGAACTGTCTCAACTCCCATTTTCCAAGGTGATGTTGATGTCTTTTACTACCTAACCTTGGAAGCAATTAGTGTGGGAGACAAGAGAATAGAATTTGGAAGCTCTGAATCTGGTCAAGAGGGAAATATCATAATTGACTCGGGCACAACACTGACTCTATTGCCAGATGATGTTTACTCCAATTTAGAATCAGCGTTGGTGGATGCGATGAAAGAAGAGCGTGTTGATGATCCAACTCAACAACTGAGCCTTTGTTACCAAATTTCATCAAAACAATTGGATGTTCCTACTATCACTGCACATTTTAAGGATGGAGATGTCACTTTGAATGCTCTCAACACTTTTGTTCAAGTTGCTGATAGTGTTGGATGCTTTGCATTTGCCCCTTCTCAAAGTGATGCCATCTTTGGGAACTTGGCACAACAAAACTTGTTGGTTGGCTATGACCTTCAGAACAAAGTTGTCTCCTTTAAGCCCACTGATTGTACCAAGTTGTGA